A single Ignavibacteriales bacterium DNA region contains:
- a CDS encoding DUF4115 domain-containing protein, with product MFEPLANQLREAREKAGLSKQDAAAKIRIDLKFLEAMEEGNFTFLAEVYVKAFLRDYARLLDLDEKAVMKTYQMLKEPAVPSPVDAAEVTSVAENSADETLSDASAASDGSFVDESLERARRADRKKMMISGAAGLLIVIAALLYILVSERSDEVITERPFSEVLEQNKKRFEEPSLPEKDSLAVTVSDSLRMRIRANDTVWVSITPDNAAASEYRLFPGRYIDISAAEKFALHLGNSYAVMIELNGRTVALPPQRARVYKAILTARGVE from the coding sequence ATGTTTGAGCCGCTTGCAAACCAACTGCGTGAAGCCCGCGAAAAAGCCGGTCTGTCAAAGCAGGATGCTGCAGCTAAAATACGGATTGATCTTAAATTCCTTGAAGCAATGGAGGAGGGAAATTTTACTTTCCTTGCTGAAGTCTATGTGAAAGCATTTCTGCGGGATTATGCAAGACTGCTTGATCTAGATGAAAAAGCGGTCATGAAAACATATCAGATGCTCAAAGAGCCGGCAGTGCCTTCACCCGTGGATGCTGCTGAAGTCACGTCAGTGGCAGAGAACTCCGCTGATGAAACACTTTCAGATGCATCTGCTGCTTCTGACGGAAGTTTTGTTGATGAAAGTCTGGAACGAGCAAGAAGAGCAGACAGAAAAAAAATGATGATCTCCGGTGCCGCAGGTTTGCTGATCGTCATTGCCGCGCTGCTATATATTCTTGTTTCAGAAAGGTCCGATGAAGTAATCACGGAGCGCCCCTTCAGTGAAGTTCTGGAACAAAACAAAAAACGGTTTGAGGAGCCCTCTCTGCCGGAAAAAGATTCATTAGCAGTCACCGTTTCAGACAGTCTGAGAATGAGAATACGGGCTAATGACACGGTATGGGTCAGTATTACTCCCGATAACGCAGCTGCATCGGAATACCGTCTCTTCCCGGGAAGATATATTGATATATCCGCCGCTGAGAAATTTGCCCTGCATCTTGGCAACTCCTACGCGGTAATGATCGAGCTTAACGGCCGCACGGTAGCGCTCCCGCCTCAGCGTGCCCGTGTATATAAAGCCATCCTTACTGCACGGGGAGTTGAGTAG
- the rsmB gene encoding 16S rRNA (cytosine(967)-C(5))-methyltransferase RsmB, whose product MSEQQKQQEKDVPEKAGLFSGVRGTAVKILNRIERTDSYLDKLLDYELKNSEISGPDKALLYEIVHGVVRWSGRLDWILSGFYKGQFSKALPLMKNALRVALYQIMFLDKVPEYAAVNEAVEFVKKFQGQKPADITNAILRNIARNKNALRYPDPEENLIGYYSAYYSHPQWLVKRWLSRYGREGAEKLMIANNERPYLTLRINQLKVSPEEFLRLMDSVNLKYSTGSYIPEYCRLHNLTNISSWEYFSQGYFAVQDESAGIACRLLGAEPGMHVLDMCAAPGGKSAYLADLMGNSGEITALDYFESRLSLLQQNNERLGVTIVKTVATDALEYVSEPFDRVLLDAPCTGFGTLSKKPDIKWKKELVDIHNVSKLQSQLLDKAASLVKEGGVIVYSTCTIEPDENFEIVRKFLAAHPEFRLEDASPYVPEGVTDENGCVQTLPHIHKTDGAFAARLRKLTTESSQ is encoded by the coding sequence ATGAGCGAACAGCAGAAGCAGCAGGAAAAGGATGTTCCTGAAAAAGCCGGACTCTTCTCCGGCGTGCGCGGTACCGCGGTAAAAATCCTCAACAGGATTGAGCGGACCGATTCCTATCTTGATAAACTGCTAGATTATGAACTGAAGAACAGTGAAATCTCAGGTCCTGATAAGGCGCTGCTTTATGAGATTGTTCACGGTGTGGTGCGGTGGTCCGGCAGGCTTGACTGGATTCTCAGCGGGTTTTACAAAGGACAGTTTTCCAAAGCGCTCCCTCTGATGAAAAACGCGCTCCGCGTCGCGCTGTATCAGATTATGTTTCTTGACAAGGTGCCAGAATACGCTGCTGTTAATGAAGCGGTGGAGTTTGTAAAAAAATTCCAGGGACAGAAACCTGCTGATATTACCAATGCAATCCTGCGCAATATTGCCCGCAATAAAAACGCACTCCGTTATCCTGATCCTGAAGAAAATCTGATCGGTTATTACTCCGCTTATTACTCTCATCCGCAGTGGCTGGTTAAGAGGTGGCTCTCGCGCTACGGACGCGAAGGCGCGGAAAAGCTGATGATTGCCAATAACGAACGCCCCTATCTTACGCTCCGCATCAATCAGCTTAAGGTGAGTCCGGAAGAATTTCTCCGCCTCATGGATTCGGTGAATTTAAAATACAGCACCGGCTCATATATACCGGAATACTGCAGGCTGCACAATCTGACGAATATATCAAGCTGGGAGTATTTTAGCCAGGGATACTTTGCCGTGCAGGATGAAAGTGCCGGGATTGCCTGCCGCCTTCTTGGGGCTGAGCCGGGAATGCACGTTCTGGATATGTGCGCCGCCCCCGGTGGTAAATCCGCTTATCTTGCCGACCTGATGGGAAACAGCGGTGAAATTACCGCGCTTGACTATTTTGAAAGCCGTCTCAGTCTCCTGCAGCAGAATAACGAACGCCTCGGTGTTACCATCGTGAAAACCGTTGCCACTGACGCGCTTGAATATGTATCGGAACCCTTTGACCGCGTGCTGCTTGATGCCCCCTGCACCGGATTCGGCACACTCTCGAAGAAACCGGATATTAAATGGAAAAAGGAACTGGTTGATATACACAATGTAAGCAAACTGCAGTCGCAGCTGCTTGATAAGGCCGCTTCTCTGGTAAAAGAGGGGGGCGTGATTGTATACAGCACCTGCACCATTGAACCGGATGAAAATTTTGAAATCGTTCGGAAGTTTCTTGCCGCTCATCCCGAATTCCGCCTGGAAGATGCCTCACCGTATGTTCCGGAAGGCGTGACGGATGAGAATGGCTGCGTGCAGACTCTTCCGCATATACATAAAACCGACGGGGCTTTTGCTGCACGGCTCAGGAAACTTACCACGGAATCATCTCAGTAA
- a CDS encoding GlmU family protein, with amino-acid sequence MEICIFEDIYYDRLEPLIYSRPAYDLVCGMNMLREKIARAYPGVRVSMHTRPYLDSFLKNKYPDITVNHIQDDECLFVNGRMLAPENLAKMIPLNDKADKLYISGDNIAAARVSGSKLKEIKNSLTDLLSRSNFDSLPVEKVDIRFIDYCWDLISNNGAELLKDQKYVMDKTRAEKKDLIQGEIYPGVYMIEKDNIYVAEGAKVMPGVVLDATHGPIVIDHNAVIFPNAVIEGPVYIGEFSQVKSCSRIYENVSIGRVCKIGGELEHSIVHSLTNKQHSGFLGHAYLGSWVNIGADTNCSDLKNNYGSVKIYVNGEMVNSGQQFLGVIMGDHSKTSINTMINTGTVVGFSCNLFGSGFPPKYIPSFSWGGSESMTTYDLERSLETAKRVMLRRNKIMAEPEEKLIRKVFDLTQKERRKRGYPY; translated from the coding sequence ATGGAAATATGCATTTTCGAAGATATATACTATGACCGACTTGAACCGCTGATTTATTCCCGTCCGGCCTATGATCTGGTCTGCGGAATGAATATGCTGAGGGAAAAAATTGCGCGCGCCTATCCCGGCGTACGCGTCTCTATGCACACCCGCCCCTATCTTGATTCGTTCTTAAAAAACAAATATCCCGACATCACCGTTAACCACATTCAGGATGACGAATGCCTCTTTGTGAACGGCCGGATGCTCGCGCCTGAAAATCTGGCGAAAATGATTCCCCTGAATGACAAGGCCGATAAACTCTATATCAGCGGTGATAATATAGCCGCCGCCCGTGTTTCCGGCTCCAAACTGAAGGAAATAAAGAACAGTCTTACCGATCTCCTCTCCCGTTCAAATTTTGACAGCCTCCCGGTGGAGAAAGTTGATATCCGCTTTATAGACTACTGCTGGGATCTGATCAGCAATAACGGGGCTGAACTGCTGAAAGACCAGAAGTATGTAATGGATAAAACCCGTGCCGAAAAAAAGGACCTGATACAGGGGGAAATTTATCCGGGCGTATATATGATTGAGAAGGATAATATCTATGTTGCCGAGGGGGCAAAGGTGATGCCCGGTGTGGTGCTTGATGCAACACACGGCCCCATCGTGATTGATCATAACGCGGTCATTTTTCCCAACGCGGTGATTGAAGGACCAGTTTATATCGGTGAGTTCAGCCAGGTGAAAAGCTGCTCCCGTATATACGAAAACGTGAGTATCGGGCGGGTATGTAAAATCGGAGGAGAGCTTGAACACTCCATCGTTCACTCCCTCACCAACAAGCAGCACAGCGGATTCCTCGGTCATGCATACCTTGGAAGCTGGGTGAATATTGGTGCTGACACCAACTGCAGCGATCTGAAGAACAATTACGGAAGCGTAAAGATTTATGTTAACGGGGAGATGGTGAATTCCGGCCAGCAGTTCCTCGGCGTGATCATGGGAGACCACTCAAAAACCTCCATTAACACGATGATCAATACCGGTACCGTGGTCGGGTTTTCCTGCAATCTCTTCGGTTCCGGATTCCCTCCCAAGTATATACCTTCATTTTCCTGGGGAGGAAGTGAATCCATGACCACCTATGACCTTGAACGGAGTCTGGAAACAGCCAAGCGGGTAATGCTCCGCAGAAACAAGATCATGGCGGAGCCGGAAGAAAAGCTGATCAGAAAAGTATTTGACCTCACGCAGAAGGAAAGAAGAAAGCGCGGATATCCGTACTGA
- a CDS encoding type B 50S ribosomal protein L31, producing MKKGIHPNYRPVVFKDFSCDFEILTKSTIKTTETIAWKDGQTYPLIRLEISSGSHPFFTGKQKLLDAAGRVEKFNKKYAKAAK from the coding sequence ATGAAAAAGGGTATTCACCCCAATTACCGTCCTGTGGTATTCAAGGATTTTTCATGCGATTTTGAAATTCTGACAAAATCCACCATAAAGACCACAGAAACGATTGCCTGGAAAGACGGACAGACCTATCCGCTTATCAGACTCGAAATTTCAAGCGGTTCGCATCCCTTCTTCACCGGAAAGCAGAAACTTCTTGATGCTGCCGGCCGGGTTGAGAAATTCAACAAGAAGTACGCCAAAGCCGCAAAATAA
- a CDS encoding T9SS type A sorting domain-containing protein yields the protein MLRSIVSGKRYITVVLLISAVSFMFYASSAGVTGVTRKNGDGCNCHGGQSGAVQVSINGPASLAAGQTGDYSVVITGGPLVRGGTNIAVSAGTLELIAGEGTRLSNGEITHTSPKTPVSGSVTFNFKFTAPAVPGPVTMFANGNSVNLNGNNSGDQWNFAPDKTIDVITSVEDEVKPVMFDLGQNYPNPFNPSTVIPFMVKQAGDIRLALYDVTGREIAVLADGFREAGDYSIRLNSGDYSLNSGVYFYKLQAEGQSAVKKLVLNK from the coding sequence ATGTTAAGAAGTATTGTTTCAGGAAAAAGATATATAACGGTAGTGCTGCTCATATCCGCCGTTTCCTTCATGTTTTATGCGAGTTCCGCCGGGGTAACCGGGGTCACCAGAAAAAACGGAGACGGATGTAACTGCCACGGCGGCCAGAGCGGTGCGGTTCAGGTCAGCATTAATGGTCCGGCTTCACTTGCTGCCGGTCAGACGGGTGATTATTCCGTTGTAATTACAGGCGGTCCTCTTGTCCGGGGCGGTACCAATATCGCAGTTTCAGCCGGAACGCTTGAATTAATTGCCGGAGAAGGTACACGACTCAGCAACGGTGAAATTACCCATACCTCCCCCAAAACCCCTGTGAGCGGTTCGGTAACGTTTAATTTTAAGTTTACTGCTCCTGCTGTACCGGGGCCGGTGACCATGTTCGCTAATGGCAACAGTGTTAATCTGAATGGCAACAATTCCGGCGATCAGTGGAATTTCGCGCCTGATAAAACCATTGATGTTATAACCTCGGTTGAAGATGAGGTAAAACCGGTGATGTTCGATCTCGGTCAGAACTACCCGAATCCGTTTAATCCGTCAACGGTGATTCCATTTATGGTAAAGCAGGCAGGGGATATCCGGCTCGCACTCTATGATGTGACCGGCCGTGAAATTGCTGTTCTGGCAGATGGCTTCAGAGAAGCGGGGGATTACAGTATCCGTCTCAACAGCGGAGATTATAGTCTGAACAGCGGTGTGTATTTCTACAAACTTCAGGCAGAGGGGCAGTCAGCAGTTAAAAAGCTGGTTCTGAATAAATAA
- a CDS encoding esterase family protein encodes MKREIHRWWSPALHKDMEIAVYGHYGFAVLMFPTAGADYLEYERFKLLDTISDLVDSGKCKLFSINSINNESWLNRHMNPRHKSIRHQQYNHYIAEEVVPFIFNNCQGRVPLLSTGASLGAFHAANSLFRRPDLFAGTLAMSGSYDLKDYTDGYYDDDVYFNSPVDYLYHMHDESVLGKLRFGKKIIIATGQGDYENPDASRNLSGILSSKGIPHELEIWGHDMPHDWPTWYKMFPYFMRERL; translated from the coding sequence ATGAAGCGTGAAATACACCGCTGGTGGAGCCCCGCCCTCCACAAAGATATGGAGATTGCAGTATACGGTCATTATGGATTTGCCGTGCTGATGTTCCCAACCGCCGGGGCGGATTATCTGGAATATGAGCGGTTTAAGCTGCTTGATACCATCAGCGATCTGGTGGATTCAGGCAAATGCAAGCTCTTTTCGATCAACAGCATCAATAACGAGAGCTGGCTCAACCGTCACATGAATCCCCGGCATAAATCAATACGCCATCAGCAGTATAACCATTACATCGCTGAGGAGGTTGTCCCCTTTATTTTTAACAACTGCCAGGGACGAGTTCCGCTGCTTTCCACCGGCGCCTCCCTCGGAGCATTCCACGCTGCCAACTCCCTCTTCCGCCGTCCCGATCTTTTTGCCGGAACTCTGGCCATGAGCGGCAGTTACGATCTGAAGGACTATACCGACGGCTATTATGACGATGATGTCTACTTTAATTCACCTGTGGACTACCTCTATCATATGCATGATGAGAGTGTTCTGGGAAAACTCCGTTTTGGCAAGAAGATTATAATTGCGACCGGCCAGGGGGACTATGAAAACCCCGATGCCTCCCGCAACCTTTCCGGAATTCTCTCCTCCAAGGGGATTCCCCACGAACTGGAAATCTGGGGACATGATATGCCTCATGACTGGCCAACGTGGTATAAGATGTTTCCTTACTTTATGAGAGAGCGGCTCTGA
- a CDS encoding DMT family transporter: MPVGELFALLTALLWSGTALCFAEASRRIGTYQLNINRLLIATVFLSITIVIGGLNFQLSTEQVLYLAASGIVGLVFGDTFLFKAYQEIGPRNAMLVMSLSPGMAAIMSYFLFGETISAIGIAGIVVTLGGVAFVVYGRNPATKEHISASGLWFSLLSALGQAGGLVLAKMAFNVSDINGFVATFYRIFFSVIILFIMGVTTRIYKNPVTLFKEHVTAFKFTLAGAIMGPFLGITASLIAISTAKVGIASTLMSIVPVTMLPLVYIFYKEKIPAKGIIGAVIAVAGVAILVLR; encoded by the coding sequence TTGCCCGTCGGCGAACTTTTTGCACTCCTTACCGCCCTGCTCTGGTCCGGAACCGCCCTCTGCTTCGCGGAAGCTTCACGAAGAATAGGAACCTATCAGCTAAATATCAACCGTCTGCTCATCGCGACGGTTTTTCTCAGTATTACCATCGTGATTGGCGGACTGAATTTTCAGCTCTCCACTGAACAGGTACTGTATCTTGCCGCGAGCGGAATTGTGGGTCTGGTCTTCGGGGATACCTTTCTCTTTAAAGCGTATCAGGAAATAGGCCCGAGAAACGCAATGCTGGTGATGTCACTTTCCCCCGGTATGGCAGCCATCATGAGTTACTTTCTGTTCGGAGAGACTATTTCGGCAATTGGGATCGCCGGCATCGTTGTCACACTGGGGGGTGTTGCCTTTGTCGTGTACGGAAGAAATCCGGCAACCAAGGAACATATTTCCGCAAGCGGGTTGTGGTTCTCACTTCTCAGTGCATTAGGTCAGGCAGGGGGGCTGGTGCTGGCGAAAATGGCATTTAATGTTTCTGATATTAACGGTTTTGTCGCCACGTTCTACCGGATTTTCTTTTCGGTGATTATCCTTTTTATCATGGGAGTCACCACGCGTATATATAAAAATCCGGTCACCCTTTTCAAAGAGCATGTAACCGCGTTCAAGTTTACCCTCGCGGGTGCAATCATGGGGCCGTTTCTGGGTATTACCGCAAGCTTAATTGCAATCAGTACTGCCAAGGTTGGTATTGCCTCTACGCTGATGTCCATCGTACCGGTAACTATGCTTCCCCTGGTATATATCTTTTACAAAGAAAAAATTCCTGCTAAAGGAATCATCGGGGCTGTTATCGCGGTAGCGGGAGTGGCGATACTGGTACTTAGATAA